A segment of the Panacibacter ginsenosidivorans genome:
GAGGGACCGGCCCGTGATGGTTTTGCAGTAGACTGGCCTATTCGTTACAATGATCTTGCGCCGTGGTATAGTTATGTAGAAAAATTCGCAGGTATTTCAGGTAATAAAGATGGACTTGATGTTTTGCCTGATGGAGAATTTTTACCGCCGCTTGAATTAAGTTGCGTTGAAAATTATTTCAAAGAATTTGTTGCCAAAAAATATACAGATCGACATGTTATTTATGCACGCTGCGCACACTTAACAGTGCCGCAACAAATTCATCTTGATCAGGGAAGAGCGCAATGCCAGAAAAGAAATCTTTGTCAGCGTGGATGTCCGTTTGGCGGCTACTTCAGCAGTAATGCTTCTACTATTCCATGGGCTGAAAAAACCGGCAACCTTACATTAAGATCAAATGCTGTAGTGCATTCTATTATCTATGATGATCAGAAAGGAAAGGCAACAGGCGTGCGTGTAATTGATACAAATACAAAGGCCGCCACTGAATATTTTGCAAGAATTATTTTTGTAAACGCCGCTGCCTTAAATACAAATCTTGTTTTACTAAACTCTACCTCTAAACGTTTCCCCAATGGTTTGGGAAATGACAGCGGCGTACTGGGCAAGTATGTGGCTTTTCATAATTATCGTGCACATATCTCAGGTAAATATGATGGTTTTAAAGATTCTAAAACAGATGGTCGAACCCCTACAAGTGCTTACCTGCCGCGTTTCAGAAATGTAAAAAAACAGGAAACAGATTTTCTGCGTGGTTATGCAGCAGGTTTTTCTGCAGGCCGTTACCCAAATATAAACAGAGATGGTTTTGGAGAAACACTTAAGAACAATCTCGCTTCAAAAGAATTAGGACCATGGCGCGTAGGTTCGCATATGATGGGTGAAACTATTCCAAAAGAAAGCAACACCGTAAGTCTTGATGCCAACAAAAAAGATGCATGGGATATGCCATTACTAAAAGTGAGTATTGATTACGATGAAAATGATGAAAAAATGGTAAAGGACTACCTGGAGCAAATGACAGAAATGTTTACTGCAGCTGGGTTTACAGATATACAAACGAACGATTCCAAACAGGCTCCCGGTCTTGATATTCATGAAATGGGTGGCGCAAGAATGGGCAACGATCCCAAAACTTCTATACTGAATAAGTGGAACCAGTTACATGCATGTA
Coding sequences within it:
- a CDS encoding GMC oxidoreductase, translating into MADNNTFDVIVIGSGISGGWAAKEFTEKGLKTLVLERGKDVKHLKDYPTTNMMPWEFEHRGQVPYAIQKDNPVVSRCYAFREDAMHFFVKDTDHPYVQDKPFDWIRGYQVGGKSLLWARQTQRWSNYDFEGPARDGFAVDWPIRYNDLAPWYSYVEKFAGISGNKDGLDVLPDGEFLPPLELSCVENYFKEFVAKKYTDRHVIYARCAHLTVPQQIHLDQGRAQCQKRNLCQRGCPFGGYFSSNASTIPWAEKTGNLTLRSNAVVHSIIYDDQKGKATGVRVIDTNTKAATEYFARIIFVNAAALNTNLVLLNSTSKRFPNGLGNDSGVLGKYVAFHNYRAHISGKYDGFKDSKTDGRTPTSAYLPRFRNVKKQETDFLRGYAAGFSAGRYPNINRDGFGETLKNNLASKELGPWRVGSHMMGETIPKESNTVSLDANKKDAWDMPLLKVSIDYDENDEKMVKDYLEQMTEMFTAAGFTDIQTNDSKQAPGLDIHEMGGARMGNDPKTSILNKWNQLHACKNVFVTDGACMTSTSTQNPSLTYMALTARAADYAMSQMKKGEL